A stretch of the Duncaniella dubosii genome encodes the following:
- a CDS encoding coiled-coil domain-containing protein: MWEKEREELLKKIAELEGSENELSSIRDENRKLRLSADRQKHALLDRINDLEAQLTKQVQEKERFFSRKPSHDAEELAKATARVKGLEDESESLKAKNSELEIRGNELETRRNELEAKIKELEAEKADLILKSETQMATSTDIRPENDEKMSASEALISELKSKNSGLEAKVAELGTKIPLLETQNSALEQDNEAMAAECERLRGEVVRQLTLKEQLEVKCSMSDVMINDLRNQVAAMRKELERQQNGQEDVVGQIQEQLDRFEEIKARKDAKINELQESNASLHRTIETNLYNQANSEMKLRSEIKKLKAELARRDATPEEPRTYATGPVKLPAPSPESAKPAPAKRRGRPKKVRIDNNLDNTDWFSGKQQRNEDPDFGYHEPPRKPVNDNEAQLTLF, from the coding sequence ATGTGGGAAAAAGAGCGAGAGGAGCTTCTGAAAAAAATAGCAGAACTTGAAGGAAGTGAAAATGAACTGTCATCGATTCGCGACGAAAACCGCAAACTCCGCCTGAGCGCTGACCGCCAGAAGCACGCTCTTCTCGACCGCATCAATGATCTGGAGGCACAGCTTACAAAACAAGTGCAGGAAAAAGAGCGCTTCTTCAGCCGTAAGCCCTCACACGATGCCGAGGAACTTGCCAAGGCTACGGCCCGGGTAAAAGGTCTTGAAGATGAAAGCGAATCGCTGAAAGCTAAAAATTCAGAACTCGAAATCCGTGGCAATGAACTCGAAACCCGAAGAAACGAGCTTGAGGCCAAAATAAAGGAACTCGAAGCCGAAAAAGCCGACCTGATATTGAAATCGGAGACTCAGATGGCGACTTCCACCGACATCCGTCCCGAGAATGACGAAAAGATGTCGGCATCGGAAGCGCTCATATCCGAACTTAAATCAAAAAATTCCGGTCTTGAAGCCAAGGTAGCGGAACTGGGGACAAAGATTCCACTGCTTGAGACACAGAACTCGGCTCTTGAACAGGACAACGAAGCAATGGCCGCCGAATGCGAGCGCCTGCGTGGAGAAGTCGTCCGGCAATTGACACTTAAGGAACAGCTTGAAGTCAAATGCTCGATGAGCGATGTGATGATAAACGACCTCCGCAATCAGGTGGCTGCAATGCGAAAAGAACTCGAACGGCAACAGAACGGTCAGGAGGATGTCGTCGGTCAGATTCAGGAACAGCTCGACCGGTTTGAGGAAATCAAAGCACGGAAGGATGCCAAAATCAACGAACTTCAGGAATCGAACGCGTCTCTTCACCGCACTATAGAGACAAATCTCTACAATCAGGCCAACAGCGAAATGAAGCTTCGCAGCGAAATCAAAAAACTGAAAGCCGAACTCGCCCGCCGGGATGCAACTCCGGAAGAACCGCGCACCTATGCTACCGGCCCGGTCAAGCTTCCCGCGCCTTCGCCCGAATCAGCAAAACCGGCTCCGGCCAAACGAAGAGGCCGTCCGAAGAAAGTGCGCATTGACAATAACCTTGACAACACCGACTGGTTCTCCGGAAAGCAGCAGCGAAATGAAGACCCTGATTTCGGCTATCATGAACCGCCGCGCAAGCCGGTCAACGACAACGAGGCTCAGCTGACCCTTTTCTGA